A part of Ptychodera flava strain L36383 chromosome 11, AS_Pfla_20210202, whole genome shotgun sequence genomic DNA contains:
- the LOC139143735 gene encoding uncharacterized protein, which produces MKIVFLICFLVIYHVGVDALRKCKMADVEACEWQLTEYSRNPDNWSEERKSVLYCDTVEMRVECLQSMDCDHTKNIKGLPISVDGWIDLIAPGLKRMQDYGLCRASATSVIEIDYDDDCDEYYVTKQCMDTLSAYLKSRYSLTCVTMLKAGPCFILGRQQCGVPQVRAEGSGNVNPYAAIAEGGNCVLYYNSSDPVYQKQEDYRTENDLDYFAYF; this is translated from the exons ATGAAGATAGTATTTCTTATCTGTTTCCTCGTCATCTACCACGTTGGAGTTGATGCGCTCAGG AAATGCAAAATGGCGGACGTGGAAGCCTGTGAGTGGCAATTGACGGAGTACTCCCGTAACCCGGACAATTGGTCCGAAGAGAGGAAAAGCGTTCTCTACTGCGATACTGTCGAG ATGCGTGTCGAATGCTtgcaaagcatggactgtgatcatacaaaaaatataaaaggttTACCGATATCTGTCGACGGTTGGATCGATCTGATTGCACCCGGACTTAAAAGAATGCAGGATTATGGTTTATGCAGAGCTAGTGCGACCA GTGTGATAGAAATCGACTACGATGACGATTGTGACGAATATTACGTCACCAAACAATGCATGGATACTCTGTCAGCCTATCTGAAAAGTCGATATTCCCTGACTTGCGTTACAATGCTCAAGGCTGGTCCCTGTTTCATCTTGGGCAGACAACAGTGTGGTGTACCACAGGTGCGTGCTGAGGGATCGGGTAATGTCAACCCTTACGCTGCCATCGCCGAAGGAGGCAACTGCGTGTTGTACTACAACTCGTCAGATCCGGTCTATCAGAAGCAAGAAGACTACAGAACCGAAAACGATTTGGATTATTTTGCATACTTCTAA